From a region of the Enterobacter cancerogenus genome:
- the cydA gene encoding cytochrome ubiquinol oxidase subunit I, whose protein sequence is MLDIVELSRLQFALTAMYHFLFVPLTLGMAFLLAIMETVYVLSGKQIYKDMTKFWGKLFGINFALGVATGLTMEFQFGTNWSYYSHYVGDIFGAPLAIEGLMAFFLESTFVGLFFFGWDRLGKVQHMAVTWLVALGSNLSALWILVANGWMQNPIASDFNFETMRMEMVSFSELVLNPVAQVKFVHTVASGYVCGAMFVLGISSYYMLRGRDFAFAKRSFAIAASFGMAAILSVIVLGDESGYEMGDVQKTKLAAIEAEWETQPAPAAFTLFGIPDQDAQENRFAIQIPYALGIIATRSVDKQVTGLKDLMEQHEERIRNGMKAYSLLEQLRGGSTDQSVRDSFNDVKKDLGYGLLLKRYTPNVSDATEAQIQMATKDSIPRVAPLYFAFRIMVGCGIIMLLIIAASFWSVIRNRIGEKKWLLRTALYGIPLPWIAIESGWFVAEYGRQPWAIGEVLPTAVANSSLTAGDLIFSMLLICGLYTLFLVAELFLMFKFARLGPSSLKTGRYHYEQSTATTQPAR, encoded by the coding sequence ATGTTAGATATAGTCGAACTGTCGCGCTTACAGTTTGCCTTGACCGCGATGTACCACTTCCTGTTTGTGCCACTGACGCTCGGTATGGCGTTCCTGCTGGCCATTATGGAAACGGTCTACGTCCTCTCCGGCAAACAGATTTATAAAGATATGACCAAGTTCTGGGGCAAGTTGTTTGGTATCAACTTTGCACTGGGCGTGGCAACCGGCCTGACCATGGAGTTCCAGTTCGGGACTAACTGGTCTTACTATTCCCACTATGTAGGGGATATCTTCGGTGCGCCGCTGGCCATTGAAGGTCTGATGGCCTTCTTCCTCGAATCCACCTTTGTAGGTCTGTTCTTCTTCGGTTGGGACCGTCTCGGTAAGGTTCAGCACATGGCTGTGACCTGGCTTGTCGCATTAGGGTCTAACCTGTCTGCACTGTGGATCCTGGTGGCGAACGGCTGGATGCAGAACCCTATCGCCTCTGATTTCAACTTCGAAACCATGCGTATGGAGATGGTCAGCTTCTCTGAGCTGGTCCTGAACCCGGTGGCACAGGTTAAATTTGTTCACACTGTGGCCTCAGGCTACGTGTGCGGCGCGATGTTTGTCCTGGGCATCAGTTCTTACTATATGCTGCGCGGTCGTGACTTTGCCTTCGCAAAACGCTCCTTTGCTATCGCAGCCAGCTTCGGTATGGCGGCGATTCTCTCCGTTATTGTTCTGGGTGATGAATCCGGCTACGAAATGGGCGACGTACAGAAAACCAAACTGGCGGCAATTGAAGCCGAGTGGGAAACGCAACCGGCGCCGGCTGCCTTTACCCTGTTTGGTATTCCTGACCAGGATGCGCAGGAAAACCGCTTCGCGATTCAGATCCCTTATGCACTGGGTATCATCGCTACGCGTTCCGTCGATAAGCAGGTTACCGGCCTGAAAGATCTGATGGAGCAGCATGAAGAGCGTATCCGTAACGGTATGAAAGCCTACTCGCTGCTGGAACAGCTGCGCGGTGGTTCTACCGACCAGAGCGTTCGCGACAGCTTTAACGACGTGAAGAAAGACCTGGGCTACGGTCTGCTGCTGAAACGCTATACCCCGAACGTCTCCGACGCGACGGAAGCGCAGATTCAGATGGCGACCAAAGACTCGATTCCACGCGTTGCGCCACTGTACTTCGCGTTCCGCATCATGGTGGGCTGCGGCATTATCATGCTGCTGATCATCGCGGCCTCCTTCTGGAGCGTGATTCGTAACCGCATCGGTGAGAAAAAATGGCTGCTGCGCACCGCACTGTACGGTATTCCGCTGCCGTGGATTGCCATCGAATCCGGCTGGTTCGTCGCAGAATATGGCCGTCAGCCGTGGGCGATTGGTGAGGTGCTGCCAACTGCGGTAGCGAACTCCTCCCTGACAGCGGGCGACCTGATCTTCTCCATGCTGCTGATCTGTGGTCTTTACACCCTGTTCCTGGTGGCTGAACTGTTCCTGATGTTCAAGTTCGCGCGCCTTGGCCCAAGCAGCCTGAAAACCGGTCGCTATCACTACGAGCAGTCCACTGCGACTACTCAGCCGGCACGCTAA